Proteins encoded in a region of the Phocoena phocoena chromosome X, mPhoPho1.1, whole genome shotgun sequence genome:
- the LOC136142567 gene encoding putative P2Y purinoceptor 10, which translates to MGSNSTSNAETHCNVTNLTFQYSLYATTYILIFIPGLLANSAALWVLCRFISKKNKAIIFMINLSVADLAHVLSLPLRIYYYISHHWPFQRALCLLCFYLKYLNMYASICFLTCISLQRCFFLLKPFRARDWKRRYDVGISAAVWVIVGTACLPFPIIRSTDLANNTESCFADLGYRKMNAMALVGMITAAELAGFVIPVVIIAWCTWKTTISLRKPPVAFQGISERQKALRMVYMCAAVFFICFTPYHINFIFYTMVKETIISSCPIVQSSLYFHPFCLCLASLCCLLDPILYYFMASEFRDQLSRHGSSVTRSHLMSRESGSSMIG; encoded by the coding sequence ATGGGCAGCAACAGTACCAGCAATGCTGAGACTCACTGCAATGTCACTAATTTGACATTTCAATACTCCCTCTATGCCACCACCTACATCCTCATATTCATCCCTGGTCTACTGGCCAACAGTGCAGCCTTGTGGGTTCTGTGCCGCTtcatcagcaagaaaaataaagccatcatTTTCATGATCAACCTCTCTGTGGCTGACCTTGCTCATGTGCTGTCCTTACCCCTCCGGATTTACTATTACATCAGCCACCACTGGCCTTTCCAGAGGGCCCTTTGCCTGCTGTGCTTCTACCTAAAGTATCTCAACATGTATGCCAGCATTTGTTTCCTGACATGCATCAGCCTTCAGAGGTGCTTCTTTCTCCTCAAGCCTTTCAGGGCCAGAGACTGGAAGCGTAGGTATGATGTGGGCATCAGTGCTGCCGTCTGGGTCATCGTGGGGACTGCCTGTTTGCCATTTCCCATCATAAGAAGCACAGACTTAGCCAACAACACTGAGTCCTGCTTTGCTGATCTTGGTTACAGGAAAATGAATGCAATGGCTTTGGTTGGGATGATTACAGCTGCTGAGCTGGCAGGATTTGTGATCCCAGTAGTCATCATTGCATGGTGTACCTGGAAAACCACTATATCCTTGCGAAAACCACCAGTGGCTTTCCAGGGAATCAGTGAGAGGCAGAAAGCACTGCGGATGGTTTACATGTGTGCTGCAGTCTTCTTCATCTGTTTCACTCCCTAtcatattaactttattttttacaccatggtaaaggaaaccatcattAGCAGTTGTCCCATTGTCCAAAGCTCACTGTATTTCCACCCTTTTTGTCTATGCCTTGCAAGTCTCTGCTGCCTTTTGGATCCAATTCTCTACTACTTCATGGCTTCAGAGTTTCGTGACCAACTATCCCGCCATGGCAGCTCCGTGACTCGTTCCCACCTAATGAGCAGGGAGAGTGGTTCATCAATgattggttaa